Proteins from one Rhizoctonia solani chromosome 5, complete sequence genomic window:
- a CDS encoding heat shock protein 70 kDa 12B gives MSIDATPKPFRGPWEGDTKIVVGIDIGTTQSGVAFAFLENGASQVIHRVTRWPGQEAHNQQGKIPTLAAAFGAEAQLHTIEEEAEDNNWVLARYFKLHLHPNDMQAKHELKLEDLPPGVSLRQIYSDFLGYLLKHTRAYFEDRIINGKNIWERYSPTMEVVIAHPNGWGVREQAFLRTAAVDAGFSTSNQAASKVRFVTEAEASVHFCIHHTNLGTVLRPGTNFAVCDAGGSTVDTTLYSVISAKPVLKLKEERASACVQAGAIFVDFETEKFLRKTLANAGLSPDDVVEYTKAGVKDFEGFAKRAFKDDTTEQSIAVAHTRFNNSAIRARRGRITLSGSTVKGFFDVCVKEITGSVDQQINGLNVPYILLVGGFGDSPYIRSEFKKQYEPQGSRITITNDSTSKAVADGAVIWSTLSSVSSRAPRYSFGTTIALPFLANVHRRQYRIPYKNARGEQVVSGGWSQIVQKGVALDSEVVCRRPYVQLHTTPDPNLELFTADLLAYSGENTPEWARDPFGNLASGFQEACTIRANLQHLEGALVSAMGKHGSRYWTLQFDICIRFGGTELESYLEWEENGIKRTGPVSIVPQDTIDL, from the exons ATGTCAATCGATGCGACTCCAAAGCCATTTCGTGGCCCATGGGAAGGAGACACGAAGATTGTCGTGGGCATTGATATTGGGACAACTCAAAGTGGCGTTGCGTTTGCCTTCTTAGAGAATG GCGCAAGTCAAGTCATACATCGTGTTACGAGATGGCCAGGACAGGAGGCACACAACCAACAGGGCAAGATTCCAACGCTC GCGGCGGCATTTGGTGCTGAAGCACAACTTCACACTATCGAAGAAGAAGCCGAGGACAACAACTGGGTGCTTGCAAGGTACTTCAAGCTGCACCTCCACCCGAACGATATGCAAGCAAAGCACGAGCTGAAGCTTGAAG ACTTACCACCTGGAGTCAGCCTCCGTCAGATCTACTCAGACTTCTTGGGATACCTGCTCAAGCATACCAGGGCATACTTCGAAGACCGTATCATCAACGGCAAAAATATATGGGAACGATATAGTCCAACGATGGAGGTTGTCATTGCACACCCGAACGGATGGGGTGTTCGCGAACAGGCATTCCTTCGAACAGCAGCTGTAGATGCGGGGTTCTCGACGTCCAACCAGGCAGCGAGCAAGGTCCGATTCGTAACCGAAGCTGAAGCGTCAGTGCACTTTTGCATTCATCACACGAATCTGGGAACGGTTCTTCGG CCTGGAACTAACTTTGCTGTGTGTGACGCTGGTGGCTCCACAGTTGATACGACATTGTACTCGGTGATATCAGCGAAACCGGTACTGAAACTCAAAGAAGAGAGGGCGTCGGCAT GTGTGCAGGCCGGTGCCATATTCGTCGATTTTGAAACCGAGAAGTTCCTACGAAAGACCTTGGCGAATGCCGGGCTTTCACCAGATGACGTGGTAGAGTACACAAAAGCTGGCGTCAAAGACTTTGAAGGGTTCGCCAAGCGTGCGTTCAAGGACGATACCACTGAACAGTCCATTGCAGTAGCCCACACCAGGTTTAATAACTCTGCCATTAGAGCCCGCCGTGGTCGTATAACACTTTCTGG CTCAACGGTAAAAGGCTTCTTTGACGTGTGCGTGAAGGAGATCACAGGGAGTGTTGATCAGCAAATAAATGGTCTTAACGTGCCG TACATTCTCTTAGTGGGAGGCTTTGGTGATAGTCCTTATATTCGGAGTGAATTTAAAAAGCAATATGAGCCGCAGGGCTCGCGTATCACAATCACCAACGACTCAAC TTCGAAAGCTGTTGCAGATGGTGCAGTGATCTGGAGTACACTCAGCAGTGTTTCATCTCGTGCACCACGATACTCTTTTGGAACGACCATTGCTCTTCCCTTCCTTGCTAATGTCCACCGCCGACAATATCGAATCCCATATAAAAATGCTAGGGGGGAACAAGTCGTATCGGGCGGATGGTCCCAAATAGTACAAAAG GGGGTAGCATTGGACTCTGAAGTGGTGTGTCGTCGACCATACGTCCAACTTCATACCACTCCAGATCCTAACCTGGAGTTATTCACTGCTGATCTCCTTGCATATTCAGGCGAGAATACTCCTGAATGGGCACGAGATCCATTTG GAAATCTTGCATCTGGATTTCAAGAAGCGTGTACTATTAGGGCCAACTTACAACACCTCGAAGGGGCATTAGTGTCGGCTATGGGAAAACACGGCTCCCGCTATTGGACACTGCAATTCGATATTTGTATTCGTTTTGGCGGGACCGAACTTGAAAGTTATTTGGAATGGGAAGAGAAT GGAATTAAACGGACAGGGCCAGTATCTATTGTCCCTCAAGATACTATTGATCTTTAG
- a CDS encoding Vegetative incompatibility protein HET-E-1 has product MAGTGKTTIANTLCSTLYDNHELGASFFCTKSLPECRNVKSILSTIAYQLARFSNPFRIALLEALERDPDVHTKLLQVQFERMILKPLQAVKSSLPANTIIVIDALDECENENGVKQICDVLLEYALELPVKFLISSRPESYIRERMDKLTLKTQLTLHELDARTVEADIKTYLQRELELIPVTFTEEQLAILAKRAGVLFVYAATVVRYIGARNSSERLHSILMGSESELRSPNKTHDIDVLYETILRSAFSDSLEPSETRRMKLVLYTVICAQEPLTIGSLAGLLNMSTIEVHEALRPLWSVLYVSQSQSDTSKRVTTLHASFPEYLLDSNRSKEFLCNGEAHNSKLAKLCLERIKRNKLQFNICNLETSYIFDDEVPDLDNKITRAIPLDLLYACKYWEAHLVLGRKSSELAKALHGFLSKNLLVFMEVLNLHKQLVKCIGWIENVVCWIRGSDCFKDVEPLAQDAQRFVAIFATNPISRSTPHLYVSMLASWPDHRLISKYYAKPTNCLFHFKGLASTERQMALLNVIQVHEPVYCVAFAPNGQFFVTNTPDNTIGIWDAISCQMRTDPMRGHSSRVQCLAIASNNISICSGSWDGSIRIWHSQNGQPMAGPFTYNRDVPDRVYSVNFSFDGLLILSTTALGHIYVSSSQDGSLKHHLRVGMECGEVFSAAFSPNASVVIAGIGPSIYMWDTQKGHLICEPLTGHTKFIYQIAFFPDGKRFVSCGDGPGGGETRIWDVSDYKTTHTIFGNHRLGVSSVSVSPNGAFIATGSEDCTVQVRDTETWEICSILHHVNSIESIAFSPDSTRLISGSIDNSVCMWEVQKQSGILIGRQQEGHSDWVRSVDFSPCGTYLASASDDSTVCIWNARSGRLEGNPQKGHKRRVLFIEFVGGDRIISASADRTICVWESETGKVKDIIHQSYSSDEDWRRERLPFAVSPDGSKIAYGSRRGIISMRECEERTFEFVPLGNFWGVCSISFSPDGETLASGHASGSVALWDVGSGEPLFDPFASPIGHSKCVYSVAISPNALYIVSGSQDNTIRLWDIQNGLPINEPFRGHTGTVNSVTFSPDCMLIASGSEDKCVRVWDVKSGQPIALFNGHIDMVCSVKFSPDGLQIASGSGDRSIRFWNAPIHKE; this is encoded by the exons ATGGCCGGCACTGGCAAAACTACTATTGCGAACACTCTATGCTCTACGCTTTACGACAATCACGAACTTGGAGCGAGCTTCTTCTGCACAAAATCTTTGCCTGAGTGTCGCAATGTCAAATCTATTCTCTCCACGATCGCATATCAACTTGCACGGTTCTCTAACCCATTCCGTATCGCTTTACTGGAGGCATTGGAACGTGATCCTGACGTCCATACTAAATTGCTGCAAGTACAATTCGAGCGTATGATCCTTAAACCATTACAGGCCGTAAAAAGCAGTTTACCAGCCAACACGATTATTGTGATCGATGCTTTGGACGAGTGCGAAAACGAAAACGGAGTCAAACAGATATGTGATGTGTTGCTCGAATACGCACTGGAGCTACCGGTCAAATTTCTTATCTCCAGTAGACCCGAATCCTACATCCGAGAGCGGATGGATAAATTGACCTTGAAAACGCAGCTAACTCTACATGAACTGGATGCTAGGACCGTCGAGGCAGATATCAAGACATACCTCCAGCGGGAGTTGGAATTGATACCTGTTACATTCACCGAGGAACAGCTAGCGATATTAGCCAAACGTGCAGGCGTGCTTTTTGTCTATGCCGCAACTGTGGTCCGGTATATCGGAGCTCGGAACTCTTCAGAACGATTGCATTCCATATTAATGGGTTCAGAATCTGAGTTACGCTCACCCAACAAGACACACGACATTGATGTCTTGTACGAAACCATACTTAGGTCAGCATTTAGTGATTCCCTGGAGCCCTCAGAAACCAGGCGGATGAAACTAGTGTTGTACACCGTAATTTGCGCACAAGAGCCTCTTACAATTGGTAGTCTGGCAGGACTTCTGAACATGAGCACTATAGAAGTCCATGAAGCGTTGCGACCTCTGTGGTCTGTTCTATATGTCTCCCAATCCCAGTCTGACACATCCAAACGAGTCACCACACTTCACGCATCATTTCCCGAATATCTGCTAGACTCCAATAGGTCTAAAGAGTTCCTATGTAACGGCGAGGCACACAACAGTAAATTAGCTAAACTATGCCTCGAACGAATCAAAAGGAACAAGCTGCAGTTCAACATCTGCAACCTGGAGACATCATATATTTTTGACGACGAAGTTCCAGACTTGGATAACAAGATAACAAGGGCTATCCCACTAGATCTTTTGTACGCATGCAAATATTGGGAAGCGCACCTAGTGTTGGGTCGGAAGTCCAGTGAACTTGCTAAAGCGTTACATGGATTTCTTTCAAAAAACCTACTGGTATTTATGGAAGTCTTAAATTTGCACAAGCAATTGGTCAAATGTATTGGATGGATTGAGAATGTCGTGTGTTGGATacga GGTTCGGATTGCTTCAAAGATGTGGAGCCTCTGGCCCAAGATGCACAACGATTTGTGGCTATTTTTGCTACGAACCCTATTTCTAGGTCCACGCCTCATTTATATGTGTCCATGCTTGCTTCGTGGCCAGACCACCGACTCATTTCCAAATATTACGCCAAACCGACCAATTGCCTATTCCACTTCAAGGGACTTGCATCAACGGAGCGACAGATGGCTTTATTGAATGTGATTCAAGTCCATGAACCCGTCTACTGCGTCGCATTTGCACCGAACGGCCAATTCTTTGTTACTAACACCCCAGACAACACCATTGGTATCTGGGATGCTATCAGTTGCCAGATGAGAACAGACCCAATGAGAGGGCATAGTTCTCGGGTCCAATGCCTTGCTATCGCCTCAAATAATATCAGTATCTGCTCTGGCTCATGGGATGGTAGCATTCGCATCTGGCATTCACAAAATGGGCAACCAATGGCTGGCCCTTTCACGTATAATCGTGATGTGCCGGATAGGGTATACTCAGTGAATTTCTCATTCGATGGCCTCTTAATCCTCTCAACAACGGCCCTGGGACACATCTATGTATCAAGTTCTCAAGACGGGAGTTTAAAACACCATCtcagggttggaatggagTGTGGCGAAGTTTTTTCGGCTGCTTTTTCACCCAATGCTTCTGTTGTTATTGCTGGAATCGGGCCGTCCATATATATGTGGGATACACAGAAAGGCCACTTAATATGCGAACCATTAACAGGGCACACTAAATTCATATACCAAATAGCCTTTTTCCCAGACGGAAAGCGATTCGTTTCATGCGGCGATGGTCCAGGAGGAGGGGAGACACGTATATGGGATGTGAGTGACTACAAAACGACTCATACTATATTCGGAAACcatcgacttggggttagCTCAGTATCCGTCTCTCCTAATGGGGCATTCATTGCTACAGGATCTGAGGATTGCACTGTACAAGTACGCGATACGGAGACCTGGGAGATCTGCTCCATCCTTCACCACGTCAACAGCATCGAATCGATCGCGTTCTCACCTGATAGCACGCGTCTTATTTCTGGGTCTATAGACAACAGTGTATGCATGTGGGAAGTGCAAAAACAAAGTGGGATTTTAATAGGAAGGCAACAAGAAGGCCATAGCGACTGGGtcaggtctgttgatttcTCGCCATGCGGAACCTATCTTGCCTCTGCTTCCGACGATTCAACCGTATGTATCTGGAACGCACGAAGCGGACGATTGGAAGGAAATCCACAGAAGGGTCACAAGAGGCGGGTTCTATTTATCGAATTCGTCGGTGGAGATCGAATTATTTCGGCGTCTGCAGACAGAACAATTTGTGTCTGGGAAAGTGAAACTGGGAAGGTCAAGGACATAATTCACCAAAGTTATTCATCAGATGAGGATTGGCGTCGCGAAAGGCTTCCATTCGCTGTATCACCTGATGGTAGCAAGATAGCGTACGGGAGTCGTCGTGGGATCATAAGCATGAGGGAGTGCGAAGAAAGAACGTTTGAATTCGTACCACTTGGCAATTTCTGGGGAGTTTGCTCGATTTCATTTTCACCCGATGGGGAGACCTTGGCTTCCGGCCATGCCTCCGGAAGCGTCGCACTTTGGGATGTTGGTAGCGGAGAACCATTGTTCGATCCATTCGCCTCGCCCATAGGCCATTCAAAATGCGTTTATTCCGTCGCGATTTCCCCGAATGCCCTTTACATAGTCTCGGGCTCGCAGGACAATACTATACGCTTGTGGGATATCCAGAATGGGTTGCCGATAAATGAACCATTCCGAGGCCACACCGGGACTGTCAATTCCGTTACGTTCTCCCCCGACTGCATGCTTATTGCGTCCGGGTCCGAAGACAAGTGTGTACGGGTATGGGATGTAAAGAGCGGACAGCCCATCGCATTATTCAATGGTCACATCGACATGGTCTGTTCGGTCAAGTTCTCTCCAGACGGACTTCAAATCGCTTCTGGATCAGGTGATAGATCGATACGTTTTTGGAATGCGCCAATACACAAAGAGTGA
- a CDS encoding tRNA-binding domain protein codes for MSTAALEKLSPKAKEIVDKTSLGTTSSSEGEINKWIERVGNGEFEGENGLNTLDTELRSRTYLVANSVSPADLALYATLHPTLSSLPNQTHYTRPSLTRYIDHIQNLPALRASTVAPQLIDFKLDEAPKPERKAPPAKEKKPKAEGAQSAATTTGEDKKKPKEDKKKEKGPAPVDPPAATAPGDASFAEAAAPGGKKEKAPKEGKKGGDKKEKAAAGDKKPAAAAAADSGDPVPSMIDLRVGKIVHVEKHPDADGLYVEQIDIGEPEGPRTVVSGLVNYIPIEQMRDRLLIAVCNLKPANMRGVKSFAMVLCATHKDGKDHGIEIVNPPEGSKPGDRVYFEGERFAGAQPLSQLNPKKKIFETVQPGFTTLESRECAWVDPVTKSVHRIVSERGVCAAPSFVGASLS; via the exons ATGTCGACCGCAGCTCTCGAAAAGCTCTCtcccaaggccaaggaaaTCGTCGACAAGACGTCCTTGGGGACCACGTCTTCGAGTGAGGGGGAGATTAACAAGTGGATCGAGAGAGTAGGGAATGGTGAATTCGAAGGCGAGAATGGATTGAAT ACTCTGGATACCGAACTCCGATCTCGTACCTACCTCGTCGCCAACTCTGTATCACCAGCAGATCTCGCACTCTATGCAACCCTCCACCCGACACTC AGTTCTCTGCCTAATCAAACCCACTACACCCGCCCCTCTCTCACACGCTACATCGACCACATCCAAAACCTCCCCGCCCTTCGCGCATCAACCGTCGCACCCCAGCTGATCGATTTCAAACTCGACGAGGCGCCTAAACCCGAGCGCAAAGCTCCTCCGGCCAAAGAAAAGAAACCAAAAGCCGAGGGTGCACAGTCAGCCGCTACCACCACTGGTGAAGACAAAAAGAAACCCAAAGAGGATAAAAAGAAGGAAAAGGGGCCAGCGCCTGTGGATCCTCCTGCAGCAACCGCACCTGGAGATGCATCGTTTGCCGAAGCAGCTGCTCCGGGGGGCAAGAAGGAAAAGGCACCAAAGGAGGGCAAGAAGGGCGGAGACaagaaggaaaaggctgCTGCTGGAGATAAGAaacctgctgctgctgccgctGCCGATTCTGGTGATCCAGTGCCTTCGATGATCGATTTAAGGGTCGGAAAGATCGTTCATG TCGAGAAACATCCGGATGCAGATGGGTTATATGTCGAG CAAATCGATATTGGCGAGCCCGAAGGTCCGCGCACAGTCGTTTCTGGCCTGGTAAACTACATCCCTATCGAACAAATGAGGGATCGTCTACTCATCGCAGTC TGCAACTTGAAACCAGCCAACATGCGCGGCGTGAAGAGTTTCGCCATGGTCCTCTGT GCTACACACAAAGACGGTAAAGACCACGGAATCGAAATCGTCAACCCGCCGGAAGGATCCAAGCCTGGAGACAGGGTATACTTCGAGGGCGAACGATTCGCGGGGGCCCAGCCGTTGAGTCAGTTGAACCCGAAGAAGAAAATCTTCGAGACTGTCCAGCCTG GATTTACTACGCTTGAAAGCCGCGAATGCGCGTGGGTTGATCCGGTTACCAAGTCCGTGCATAGGATCGTTAGTGAACGAGGAGTGTGTGCCGCCCCGTCTTTTGTTGGGGCGTCGTTGTCTTAA
- a CDS encoding methyltransferase domain protein translates to MPELNHIAKRDWKPDSYNRAVNFVYSEEYTKPVFDLLSAQPGERIVDLGCGTGELTVRLKQLVGKEGDVFGVDASESMLERAKKNGIRHVFRSDAQNLVIPEEFNDIAGTFDAVFTNAALHWCKQDPRGAVRTAKTLLKPGGRFVGELGGHMNGLGLRCAISQVLTRRGKAAVDPWFLPQPSEYTKILESEGFRVEHTSLNPRVTILPGTLADFVRALFCTSYFKDIGDEEMDDMIEEVSRVLRFRAIAPM, encoded by the exons ATGCCTGAACTCAACCATATCGCCAAACGCGATTGGAAACCCGACTCCTACAACAGGGCTGTCAACTTCGTGTACTCTGAAGAGTATACCAAGCCGGTATTTGATTTACTTTCTGCTCAACCTGGTGAACGGATTGTGGACCTCGGTTGTGGTACGGGTGAGCTCACAGTACGTCTCAAACAACTTGTTGGAAAGGAAGGGGATGTTTTTGGGGTTGACGCTAGTGAGAGTATG CTTGAAAGAGCCAAGAAAAACGGTATCAGACACGTCTTCCGCTCCGATGCTCAGAACCTTGTAATACCTGAGGAATTCAATGATATAGCCGGAACATTTGATG CGGTGTTCACCAACGCCGCGCTTCACTGGTGCAAGCAAGATCCACGTGGTGCGGTGAGAACCGCAAAGACTCTTCTGAAACCAGGAGGCCGGTTCGTAGGCGAATTAGGTGGACATATGAATGGACTAG GTTTGCGATGTGCCATATCACAGGTGCTTACACGTCGTGGGAAAGCGGCTGTTGACCCGTGGTTTCTTCCTCAGCCCTCAGAATATACAAAA ATACTCGAGTCGGAAGGATTCAGAGTTGAACACACATCGCTGAACCCTCGTGTCACCATTCTCCCAGGAACCTTGGCGGATTTTGTTCGGGCACTCTTTTGTACCTCCTACTTCAAAGACATCGGAGATGAAGAGATGGATGATATGATTGAGGAAGTTAGCAGGGTTT TAAGGTTCCGAGCAATCGCCCCCATGTAA